One region of Salvia miltiorrhiza cultivar Shanhuang (shh) chromosome 3, IMPLAD_Smil_shh, whole genome shotgun sequence genomic DNA includes:
- the LOC131016434 gene encoding CASP-like protein 4B1 — protein sequence MTKPTDAKPEEAPPPAADVENQRAAAAGGGVSNILQRWRREGILKRGSLAFRAFGLLFSLLAFIIMATNQHGDGREFDKYEEYRYVLAIAILSALYTGLQTWKQIHEIYTTREIISRQNASLIDFIGDQLVAYLLLSAASAAVPLTNSMRQGSDNIFTDSSASAISMEFFAFFSLGLSALISGYKLSSQTYI from the exons ATGACTAAGCCTACTGACGCAAAGCCGGAAGAGGCGCCGCCGCCCGCCGCCGATGTGGAGAACCAGAGGGCGGCGGCTGCTGGCGGCGGAGTGTCCAACATCCTCCAGCGGTGGAGGCGCGAAGGTATTCTGAAGAGGGGCTCCTTGGCTTTTCGCGCCTTCggtcttctcttctctttgctGGCTTTCATAATCATGGCTACCAATCAACATGGCGACGGCAGAGAATTTGATAAATATGAAGAATACAG GTATGTATTGGCGATTGCAATTCTGTCTGCTTTGTACACGGGATTGCAGACATGGAAACAGATTCATGAAATTTACACCACCAGAGAGATCATTTCACGCCAGAATGCATCACTAATTGATTTTATTGGTGATCAg CTTGTGGCATACTTGTTGCTGTCTGCAGCTTCAGCAGCAGTACCATTGACAAACAGCATGCGTCAAGGATCAGATAACATATTCACAGATTCCTCAGCATCAGCAATCAGTATGGAATTCTTCGCATTCTTTTCACTAGGTTTGTCGGCTCTCATCTCCGGATACAAGCTCTCTAGTCAAACTTACATTTGA
- the LOC131016433 gene encoding probable WRKY transcription factor 33 — translation MASSSGSLNASANNSNHHMFSSSQYMSTSFTNLLSPNKQGEEEEEDAMSRPRSRFSWGMNSDIVNKNIEIPKYKSFPPSSLPLSPPPVSPSSYLSIPPSLSPSILLDSPVLFSSSNVLPSPTTGSFAAKEEERKYSDFSFQSHSMFPSSAGLNRMDSYRREQDHENFNSFINKQAEFPTTKSLPKAEQHSFSQDFPIHGGDQAPQQPYPQQSQYVREQRKSDDGYNWRKYGQKQVKGSENPRSYYKCTFPNCPTKKKVERNLEGHITEIVYKGSHNHPKPQSTRRSSSNALHNPVYTTSNNMGMPSQPLLENEPVESVTTPENSSTSFGEDEFEQGSSRHDDENEPEAKRWKGENDSEGVSAAGSRTVREPRIVVQTTSDIDILDDGYRWRKYGQKVVKGNPNPRSYYKCTFNGCPVRKHVERASHDLRAVITTYEGKHNHDVPAARGSGGYAMTRPPTVSGNGVPTAIRPAAMPSHPNARLQTNQNQTPYTLQMLQDNNSYGFSGFANSVGPYNNQMQQHTDNSISIAKQEPRQDSFFDSFLS, via the exons atggcttcTTCTAGCGGAAGCTTAAACGCTTCTGCTAATAATTCGAATCACCATATGTTTTCTTCATCACAGTACATGTCTACTTCTTTCACTAATCTTCTCTCTCCCAACAAACaaggagaggaagaagaagaagacgccATGAGCCGACCAAGATCTCGTTTCAGTTGGGGAATGAATTCAGACATAGTTAACAAGAACATCGAAATCCCAAAATACAAGTCTTTCCCACCTTCCTCTTTGCCTCTCTCTCCTCCTCCTGTCTCTCCTTCCTCCTACCTCTCAATACCTCCTAGCTTGAGCCCTTCCATCCTCCTCGATTCTCCTGTCCTCTTCTCCTCCTCAAAC GTTCTCCCGTCTCCGACCACGGGGAGTTTCGCGGCCAAGGAGGAGGAGAGGAAGTATTCCGACTTCTCTTTCCAGTCACATTCCATGTTTCCGTCTTCAGCAGGATTGAATCGTATG GATTCATACAGAAGGGAACAAGATCATGAAAACTTCAACTCGTTCATCAACAAACAAGCTGAATTTCCGACCACAAAATCCTTACCTAAAGCCGAACAACATAGTTTTTCTCAAGATTTTCCCATCCATGGCGGCGACCAAGCCCCACAACAGCCATATCCTCAACAATCACAGTATGTTAGAGAGCAGAGAAAATCCGACGACGGCTACAACTGGAGGAAATACGGTCAGAAGCAAGTGAAGGGAAGTGAGAATCCTCGCAGTTATTACAAGTGCACTTTCCCCAACTGTCCTACCAAGAAGAAGGTCGAACGAAATCTTGAAGGACACATCACTGAGATTGTGTACAAAGGCAGCCACAACCATCCGAAGCCGCAGTCGACGCGGAGATCATCCTCCAATGCTCTGCACAATCCTGTCTATACTACTAGTAATAACATGGGAATGCCGAGCCAGCCCCTGCTCGAAAACGAGCCCGTGGAGTCCGTCACAACTCCGGAGAATTCGTCTACTTCGTTTGGTGAGGACGAGTTCGAGCAGGGCTCCTCGAGGCACGATGATGAGAACGAGCCCGAAGCTAAGAGATG GAAGGGGGAGAATGATAGCGAAGGCGTTTCAGCTGCCGGGAGTCGGACGGTTCGCGAGCCGAGGATCGTGGTTCAGACGACGAGCGACATAGACATTCTTGATGACGGGTACAGGTGGAGGAAGTACGGGCAGAAAGTGGTGAAGGGCAACCCCAATCCTAG GAGTTACTACAAATGCACATTTAACGGGTGCCCAGTGAGGAAGCACGTGGAGAGGGCGTCCCACGACTTGAGGGCAGTGATCACCACGTACGAGGGGAAGCACAACCACGATGTTCCTGCAGCACGTGGCAGTGGGGGCTACGCCATGACTAGACCTCCGACAGTGTCTGGCAATGGCGTGCCGACAGCTATAAGGCCGGCTGCCATGCCCAGCCATCCCAATGCTAGGCTGCAAACGAACCAGAACCAAACCCCTTACACACTGCAGATGTTGCAGGACAACAATAGCTATGGCTTCTCGGGTTTTGCAAACTCGGTAGGACCTTACAATAATCAGATGCAGCAGCATACAGATAATTCCATCTCCATAGCCAAGCAAGAACCTAGACAAGACTCGTTTTTCGACTCTTTCCTCAGCTGA